In the genome of Desulfobotulus mexicanus, the window TCATGTAGGCCGGTGAGGCCAGCATCCGGTAGCGCATACTGCCAAGGGGGTGGATGCGGCAACCCTGAACGGCCCTGTCCCTGCTTGTAATGCATCCCATGACCTCCCCATCCTGAAGCAAACGATGGGTCACATCCTGATCATCTGTCCTGAGATCCAGCAAAATATTCCGGGAAAGCAGAAATTCCTGCATCGCCTCAGGAAACCATGTGATGAGACTGTCTGCGTTCAGGCCTACCTTAAGGCTTCGGTAGGCACCCGGCCCTTCAGGCAGCAGGGCATCTTCCAGATCCGCCTCCAGAGAGGCCACCTGCCGGTAATGTTTCAGAAGCCGTACACCCGGCTCCGTTGCCCTGGGCGGACTGCTCCGTACCAGCAATACCTGACCCGTCTGACTTTCAAGCAGTTTAACCCGCTGGGACACCGCAGACTGGGTGATGTGCAGCACCTGCGCCGCCCGTTCAAACCCGCCCTCTTCCACCACGGATGCCAGTGCTTCCAGCAATTTATAATCCAGCATATCCGCCACTCCCTTTTTGCTGCCCCATCATCTTCTGAACTTCTCTGGCTTCATTCATAACATATTCTTATAGATCATCAAAATAATGAATTTTCCTTTTAATACCTTTGGGGTTAAGAATGGGGAAAAGGGCCGCCACAGCCCC includes:
- a CDS encoding LysR family transcriptional regulator ArgP encodes the protein MLDYKLLEALASVVEEGGFERAAQVLHITQSAVSQRVKLLESQTGQVLLVRSSPPRATEPGVRLLKHYRQVASLEADLEDALLPEGPGAYRSLKVGLNADSLITWFPEAMQEFLLSRNILLDLRTDDQDVTHRLLQDGEVMGCITSRDRAVQGCRIHPLGSMRYRMLASPAYMNRWLPSGLEGLRDLQAPVLIFNRKDRLQDRFFNQVKGLSLNPPVHYIPSATSFLNFILLGLGCGMVPDLQSRSFLNSGSLVELVPDMPMDIPLFWHCWDIGSSLLKDFTDVLVREAGKRLF